From the genome of Leptotrichia trevisanii DSM 22070:
AATGGTTTATGGGGAAGTTTCGATTGACATGATAGCAGGACCAAGTGAAGTGCTTATAATTGCTGATGAAAGTGCAGATCCAGTTCATACAGCGGCAGATTTATTGTCACAAGCGGAACACGATAAACTGGCAGCCTGCATATTAGTTACGACTTCTGAAAAATTAGCAAATGAAGTTACTAAGGAATTGGAAAAGCAGTTAAAGGAATTGCCAAGAGAAGAAATTGCAAGGGCGTCGATTGAAACTCAAGGAAGAATAGTTATTGTAGACAATATGGATGATGCTGTCTTTGTAAGCAATTATGTTGCACCAGAACATTTGGAATTGGCAGTAGACAATCCATTTGAATTATTGCCAAGAATAAAAAATGCAGGATCAATATTTATGGGACACAACACGCCTGAACCAATTGGAGATTATCTAGCAGGCCCAAATCACACATTGCCAACAAGTGGTACTGCCAAATTCTCTTCTCCACTCTCAGTAGACGATTTCATTAAAAAATCTTCGTTTATTTACTATTCAAAACAAGGACTTGAAGAAGTTAAGGATAAAGTAATTAAATTTGCTGAAAATGAAGGGCTTACAGCACATGCTCGTTCAGTTTCAAAAAGATTTGATAAATAAAAAATAGAATTTGTCTGAAAACAGATTTTTAATAATTTTTTGATAAGATTGAAAATTATAAATTTCTAGTTTTCAGGCTTTTTCAAAATACTAAAATTTTTCATTTTTAAAATAAAAAGTATTTAATTTTTGAAAGTTTTTGTTTTAGAAAATAAAAAGTTTTCAAAATTTTGGAGTTTTTTGATTTGAGAATAAAAAATTGATTATTTTTCTTTTTTTTGGTATACTTTGTATGAGGTGATTTTATGGTTAAAAGAACTGAATACTTGGAAAAATTGAAAAAAATAAAAGATATGCAGATAATAAAGGTTATCACAGGCGTTAGGCGGTGCGGAAAATCTACATTACTATCTCAATTTAGAAATTTTTTAATAGAATCTGGTGTCTTGGAAGAACAGATAATTTCCATAAATTTTGAGGATTTAAAGTTTGAAGATTTAAAAGATTATAAATTATTGTATCAATATATAAACGAAAGACTTGTACCTAATAAAAAAAATTATATATTTATTGATGAAATTCAGGAAGTTGAGAATTTTCAAAGGGCAGTGGACTCTTTGTTTATAAAGGATAACACAGATATTTATATAACAGGCTCCAATGCGATGATGTTATCTGGCGAATTGGCAACACTGCTTTCAGGCAGATATATTGAAATATCCATATTGCCCTTATCTTTTTCTGAATATCTTAAATTGGATGAAATACAGGATATTAGACAGTCTTGGAATAAATATTTTGAAAATGGCGGATTTCCTTATGCGACACAAATAAATGATGATGACATAAGAAAAGACTATTTAATGGGAATATACAACACAGTTTTGCTAAAAGATATAGTTGCAAGAAATAAAGTACAGGACATTACTTTGCTTGAATCTGTAGTAAAATTTCTATTTGAAAACATTGGAAATATTGTTTCACCAAAAAAAATAGCTGATACACTTGTTTCTTATGGCAGAAAAACGACATCTTCTACCGTTGAAAATTATATAGAAGCCTTGAAATCGTCGTTTATATTGTACAAAGCTGGACGTTATGACATAAAAGGAAAACAGCATTTAAAATCGCTGGAGAAATATTACATAGTTGACATAGGATTGAGAAAACTGCTTATAAATAAAAAGCATAGTGATATTGGTCATATTTTGGAAAATATAGTTTATTTGGAATTGATTAGGCGTGGATATACTGTGTATATTGGTAAAATTGGAGATCTGGAAATAGATTTTATAGCAGAACGAAATAATGAAAGAGAATATTATCAAGTGTCAGCAACGATACTTGATGAAAATACATTCAAGAGAGAGATAACGCCATTAAAGAAAGTAAAGGATAATTTTCAGAAGTTTATAATTTCGATGGATGAAATAAATTTGAGCGAAGATGGAATAAATCATCTAAATATTTTAGATTTTCTGCAAAATACAGTACAAAACAAATAAATTAAAATAAAAAAATAATAACAAAATATTGGAGGATAAATGAAAAAAATACTACTAGGATTATTTATTTTAGGAACATTGGGAATGGCACAAAGTAATTATGAAGTTTATGTGAAAAGTGGAGTTAAAATTTCACAAAGTGAAGTTGATAGAAATAGTAAAGAAATTGAGAATCTTATAAATAAAGAAATTATTGAAAGATATAATACAGAAGGTAAAAAAGCTATATTTGAAAAAACAGCAGAACTTTATAATGAAACCGTAAATAACGAAATTAATGATTCTATAAATGAGATTCCCAAAAAACAAAGAAAAATTTTTAGAGAATTTTCAGAAAAAATAACTTCAATTATAGGTAGGAATTTGATAAATGAACTTAATAACACTGAAATTAGTGTAAACGAAATTTTGTTTTCAGAAAAAAGTAACGCAAAGGTTAAAATATTAATTAAGTCTAAAAATCTGGATGATTTTGATACTAATGAGATTCTTGATGAAATTCAACAAAAAACTGGTATTTCAGATAAAGAATTTGAACATATAGAAAAGATTAACAAAGCAAAACTTGATAAATTTTATGAATATCTTGAAAGTAGAGTTAAAGAAGAAATGAAAAATACTGATTATAATGAAGAAACCTTGGAAATTGAAACAAAAAAAGTTAATGGGAAATGGAAATTAGAATTTGATTTTAATACTTTTATAGATGAAACCATAAAATATATAGAAAATAGTTCTAATAACACAGATTTTAATGAATAACAACAAATAAAAAAATAAAAGAGGTAATTTTAAATGAGTAAATTTTGGAATGATAAAATAAAGGAAATAGAGCCTTATACACCGGGAGAACAGCCGAAAGACAAAAAATATATTAAACTTAATACAAATGAAAATCCTTATCCGCCATCATCAAAAGTTATAGAAAAAATAAAATCTATGAATTTGGAAGATTTGAAATTGTATCCAGATCCAGATGTAACGGAGCTTGGAAAAGTTATTGCTGAATATTTTTCTAATAAAATAAACGATAAAGTTACACATAAGCAGGTGTTTATTGGAAATGGATCGGATGAAGTTCTGGCATTTATTTTTATGACATTTTTTAATACGGAAGATAAAGTGTATTATCCAGATATTACATACAGTTTTTATCCAGTTTATGCCGATTTATTTAATGTAAAGGAAGTCAAAATTCCTTTAAATGATAGTTTTGAAATTGAAATTCAAAAATATTTTGGCTTGGATGGGCATATAATTATTACAAATCCGAATGCACCAACTTCGATTGCTTTGAAATTGGATGAAATTGAAGAAATAGTAAAAAATAATCCGAATCAGCTGGTTATCGTTGACGAGGCGTATGTTGACTTTGGGGCAGAAAGTGCTGTAAAATTAATAAATAAATACGATAACGTTCTTGTAGTTCAGACGTTTTCAAAATCACGTTCTATGGCGGGAATACGGCTTGGATATGCACTTGGCTCTGAAAATATAATTGAAGGGCTGAACAGGCTAAAATTTTCATTTAACTCATACACGATTGACAGAATTTCAATTGAAGCTGGAATTGAGTCGTTTAATGATGATGAATATTTTGAAAAAACTAATGCTAAAATTATTCAGACTAGAGAAAAAACAGTTGAAAAATTGAAAAAATTAGGATTTAAAGTGTTAAATTCGAGTGCTAATTTTATTTTTATTTCTCACAACAAAGTTTTCGCAGGTGATTTGTATAAACAGCTAAAAGAAAATGGAGTTTTAGTAAGATATTTTGCAAAAGATAGGATTGATAATTATTTGAGGGTTACGATTGGTACGGATGAGGAAATGGGGATTTTTATTGAGAAATTGGAAGATTTGTTGGAAAAATAATGTAAATTAAAAATAAAATGAATATGCAAGGGGGTAATTCCCCTTGTCAGAATACTGATTAGATT
Proteins encoded in this window:
- a CDS encoding ATP-binding protein, which gives rise to MVKRTEYLEKLKKIKDMQIIKVITGVRRCGKSTLLSQFRNFLIESGVLEEQIISINFEDLKFEDLKDYKLLYQYINERLVPNKKNYIFIDEIQEVENFQRAVDSLFIKDNTDIYITGSNAMMLSGELATLLSGRYIEISILPLSFSEYLKLDEIQDIRQSWNKYFENGGFPYATQINDDDIRKDYLMGIYNTVLLKDIVARNKVQDITLLESVVKFLFENIGNIVSPKKIADTLVSYGRKTTSSTVENYIEALKSSFILYKAGRYDIKGKQHLKSLEKYYIVDIGLRKLLINKKHSDIGHILENIVYLELIRRGYTVYIGKIGDLEIDFIAERNNEREYYQVSATILDENTFKREITPLKKVKDNFQKFIISMDEINLSEDGINHLNILDFLQNTVQNK
- the hisC gene encoding histidinol-phosphate transaminase, whose amino-acid sequence is MSKFWNDKIKEIEPYTPGEQPKDKKYIKLNTNENPYPPSSKVIEKIKSMNLEDLKLYPDPDVTELGKVIAEYFSNKINDKVTHKQVFIGNGSDEVLAFIFMTFFNTEDKVYYPDITYSFYPVYADLFNVKEVKIPLNDSFEIEIQKYFGLDGHIIITNPNAPTSIALKLDEIEEIVKNNPNQLVIVDEAYVDFGAESAVKLINKYDNVLVVQTFSKSRSMAGIRLGYALGSENIIEGLNRLKFSFNSYTIDRISIEAGIESFNDDEYFEKTNAKIIQTREKTVEKLKKLGFKVLNSSANFIFISHNKVFAGDLYKQLKENGVLVRYFAKDRIDNYLRVTIGTDEEMGIFIEKLEDLLEK